The following coding sequences lie in one Chelmon rostratus isolate fCheRos1 chromosome 2, fCheRos1.pri, whole genome shotgun sequence genomic window:
- the LOC121617946 gene encoding sodium-dependent neutral amino acid transporter SLC6A17-like, whose product MPKNSKVTQREQSHEHVTESVADLLAHEEPLDYKNSSLNVGGAAGKKVPQIEVPENDGRPAWNSKLEYILAQVGFSVGLGNVWRFPYLCQKNGGGAYLVPYFILLLIIGIPLFFLELAVGQKIRRGSIGVWNYVCPSLGGIGMSSLMVCGFVGLYYNVIIGWSIFYFFQSFQYPLPWSDCPIRKNGTLAIVEPECDKSSATTYFWYRQTLNTTSTIAESGGLNIKMTLSLLVAWIIVCLAVIRGIASSGKVMYFSSLFPYVVLFCFLVRGLMLKGSVDGIAHMFTPKLEKMLEPQVWREAATQVFFALGLGFGGVIAFSSYNKIDNNCHFDAVLVSIINFFTSILATLVVFAVLGFKANIMNEKCVVENAEKILGYLNSNVLSHDLIPPHVNFSHLTTSDYAEMYGVIKTVKEGGFAQLGLEPCLLEDELNKAVQGTGLAFIAFTEAMTHFPASPFWSVMFFFMLINLGLGSMIGTMTGITTPVLDAYKVQKELFTVCCCIVAFFCGLLFVQRSGNYFVTMFDDYSAGLPLTVVVILENLSVAWIYGTKRFLQDLEDMLGFRPCKIYFYLWKYVSPLCLIVLIIATVIEMAISPPGYNAWVEELAQERFQSYPPWALAMCFSLIVVAMLPLPIVFIARRFNLMSDGSNKLSVSYRKTMMKDMSNLEEQDEARFILGAKPGEAPSSVPARKAYLTPAGNKSLDPNSLSPNSCYGTSYQNAAISPTTPTTPTTPATPESDS is encoded by the exons ATGCCTAAGAACAGCAAGGTAACGCAGCGCGAGCAGAGCCATGAGCACGTCACAGAGTCGGTGGCCGACCTGCTCGCACACGAGGAGCCGCTCGACTACAAGAACAGCTCCCTGAACGTCGGGGGGGCCGCCGGGAAGAAAGTCCCGCAGATAGAGGTGCCCGAAAATGATGGACGCCCCGCCTGGAACAGCAAACTGGAGTACATCCTGGCCCAGGTGGGCTTCTCTGTGGGCCTGGGGAACGTGTGGCGCTTCCCTTACTTGTGCCAGAAGAATGGAGGAG GCGCCTACCTGGTTCCCtacttcatcctcctcctcatcatcggCATCCCGCTCTTCTTCTTGGAGCTGGCTGTGGGTCAGAAGATCCGACGTGGGAGCATCGGGGTCTGGAACTACGTCTGTCCCAGCCTGGGCGGGATAGGGATGTCCAGTCTGATG GTGTGTGGCTTTGTGGGTCTTTACTATAATGTGATCATCGGCTGGAGCATCTTCTATTTCTTCCAGTCCTTCCAGTATCCTCTTCCATGGAGCGACTGTCCGATCAGAAAGAATGGGACACTTGCCA TTGTGGAGCCGGAGTGTGACAAAAGCTCGGCTACGACCTACTTCTGGTACCGGCAGACCCTGAACACCACCAGCACCATCGCGGAGAGCGGCGGCCTCAACATCAAAAtgactctgtctctgctggtgGCCTGGATCATCGTCTGCCTCGCCGTCATCAGAGGAATCGCCTCCTCTGGGAAG GTGATGTACTTCAGCTCTCTTTTCCCCTACGTGGTGCTATTCTGTTTCCTGGTGAGGGGTTTAATGCTGAAGGGATCAGTAGACGGTATCGCTCACATGTTCACTCCCAAG CTGGAGAAGATGCTGGAGCCCCAGGTGTGGAGGGAGGCAGCCACCCAGGTGTTCTTCGCCCTGGGCCTGGGATTCGGAGGAGTCATTGCCTTCTCCAGTTACAATAAGATCGATAACAACTGTCACTTTGACGCTGTGCTCGTCTCTATCATCAACTTTTTCACTTCTATTCTGGCCACACTGGTGGTGTTCGCTGTGCTGGGCTTCAAGGCCAACATCATGAACGAGAAGTGTGTCGTAGA GAATGCAGAGAAGATCCTGGGATACCTCAACTCTAACGTCCTGAGTCACGATCTGATCCCCCCACATGTAAACTTCTCCCATCTCACCACATCAGACTACGCTGAGATGTACGGGGTCATCAAGACGGTGAAAGAGGGCGGCTTCGCCCAGCTGGGTCTGGAGCCTTGTCTCCTGGAGGACGAGCTCAACAAG gccGTCCAGGGCACGGGCTTGGCCTTTATCGCCTTCACAGAGGCCATGACCCACTTCCCTGCGTCTCCATTCTGGTCGGTCATGTTCTTCTTCATGCTCATCAACCTCGGTCTGGGCAGCATGATCGGCACCATGACTGGCATCACCACACCTGTCCTCGACGCCTACAAGGTCCAGAAGGAGCTTTTCACTG tgtgttgctgCATAGTGGCCTTTTTCTGTGGCCTGTTGTTCGTTCAGCGCTCAGGGAATTACTTTGTCACCATGTTTGACGACTACTCTGCCGGACTGCCTCTCACTGTAGTGGTCATCCTGGAAAATCTGTCTGTCGCTTGGATTTACGGCACAAAAAG GTTCCTGCAGGATCTGGAGGACATGTTGGGTTTCCGACCATGTAAGATCTATTTCTACCTGTGGAAGTACGTCTCCCCTCTGTGTCTCATTGTGCTCATCATAGCCACTGTCATTGAGATGGCCATCAGCCCGCCAGGATACAATGCCTGGGTCGAAGAGCtg gcTCAGGAGCGCTTCCAGAGCTACCCTCCCTGGGCACTGGCCATGTGCTTCTCTCTCATCGTCGTAGCCATGCTTCCTCTCCCCATAGTCTTCATCGCCCGGCGCTTCAATCTGATGTCAGACGGCTCCAACAAGTTGTCTGTCTCCTACCGTAAAACCATGATGAAGGACATGTCCAACCTGGAGGAGCAGGACGAGGCCAGATTCATCCTCGGGGCCAAGCCCGGTGAGGCGCCGTCATCGGTGCCGGCGCGCAAAGCCTACCTCACTCCAGCAGGGAACAAATCTCTGGACCCCAACTCTCTGTCTCCAAACAGCTGCTACGGTACGAGCTACCAGAACGCTGCCATCAGCCCCACCACACCGACTACACCAACCACGCCTGCCACGCCAGAGTCTGACTCTTGA
- the LOC121617003 gene encoding RNA-binding protein 15-like: MKGKERSPVKKRSRAPDDSRDRGGSHPSGKKTGTLSTVGSNNGNGSAQRRTLHSDKRDMRDSDGHNSSSRAGCGYDYGVISVNKPYGGADIAAETSRSGSRSDTRPPSNPESEYKTLKISELGSQLNDEEIEDGLFHEFKRFGDVSVKICRENDERVAFVNFRRPDDARAAKHARGKLVLYDRPLKIETVYMNRRRSRSPVSKDGFPSGQRHLHSQRPLSPTGLGYRDYRLQQLALGRLPPPPPPPHVRDLERDREFSMYDARNRPPFIPECAVYREEDLMNPEDDQRANRTLFLGNLDVSVTESDLRRAFDRFGMITEVDIKRAVRGQSSTYGFIKFENLDMAHRAKLAMSGKVVGHNPIKIGYGKPTPTTRLWVGGLGPWVPLAALAKEFDRFGTIRTIDYRKGEAWAYIQYESLDAAQAACTHMRGFPLGGPDRRLRVDFADTEHRYQQQQYMQLPLPLPHYDLVPEPFAHRLTDSVRVRERSPPLPARFRDRDLYTSAEWSGLGVHDRIRGAGFDPIDRLERRSRETWSVEREFQSRDLSRKRRHLDDGCRLDHSPDISDYSMRRHGSSLERSPGGSSRDGGRYSDPERLPRSGRTSPIRERQDTGFGGKRRKTLSPAEPGSCSEKDHKRKASDSSKSPARKEDRSGHPSSSSSKSGQQAKPAAGGQKLSQAWQGVLLLKNSSFPTSLHLLEGDMEVATSLLVEGTTGGQVSQLKISQRLRLDQPKLDEVSRRIKAAGSSGYSILLAVPGKSEDGGAQDASNSTERPLKNLVSYLKQKEAAGIISLPVGGSRDKDHGGVLHAFPPCEFSQQFLDASAKAFAKSEDDYMLMVIIRGAS; this comes from the coding sequence ATGAAGGGGAAAGAACGATCGCCGGTGAAGAAACGCTCCCGGGCACCAGATGATAGCAGAGACCGAGGAGGAAGCCACCCGAGCGGCAAGAAGACGGGAACCCTGTCGACGGTTGGAAGCAACAACGGCAACGGCTCTGCTCAAAGAAGAACTTTGCACAGTGATAAAAGAGACATGAGGGATTCAGACGGACACAATTCATCCAGTCGGGCTGGTTGCGGCTACGACTACGGAGTTATTTCGGTGAACAAGCCGTACGGCGGCGCTGACATCGCCGCGGAAACATCCAGGTCCGGTTCACGCAGCGACACTCGGCCTCCGTCAAACCCCGAAAGTGAGTACAAGACTCTCAAAATAAGTGAACTGGGCTCTCAGCTGAACGACGAGGAGATAGAGGACGGACTGTTTCATGAGTTTAAGAGGTTTGGGGACGTGAGTGTCAAAATTTGTCGAGAAAACGACGAGAGGGTGGCGTTTGTGAACTTTAGGAGGCCCGATGACGCCCGGGCGGCCAAGCACGCCCGCGGGAAGTTGGTGCTGTACGACCGGCCTCTGAAAATCGAGACGGTTTACATGAACAGACGGAGAAGCCGCTCCCCTGTTTCAAAAGACGGTTTCCCTTCAGGCCAGAGGCATCTCCACTCCCAGAgacctctctctcccactggTTTGGGATACAGAGACTACCGGTTACAGCAGCTGGCGCTGGGCcgtctcccccctccccctcccccacctcacGTAAGAGAtctggaaagagacagagagtttTCAATGTACGATGCCAGGAATAGACCCCCCTTCATCCCTGAATGTGCTGTTTACCGTGAGGAGGACCTGATGAACCCTGAGGATGACCAGAGGGCGAACAGGACTTTGTTTCTGGGCAATCTGGACgtcagtgtgacagagagtgaCCTGAGGAGGGCCTTTGACAGGTTTGGGATGATAACAGAGGTGGACATAAAGCGGGCAGTGAGAGGCCAGAGCAGCACCTATGGATTCATCAAGTTTGAGAACCTTGACATGGCTCATCGTGCCAAATTGGCCATGTCGGGGAAAGTGGTGGGCCACAACCCGATTAAAATCGGCTATGGTAAACCTACTCCCACGACCAGGCTGTGGGTGGGTGGCCTTGGACCCTGGGTTCCACTCGCTGCACTGGCCAAGGAGTTTGACCGCTTTGGCACCATCAGGACTATAGACTACAGGAAAGGTGAGGCGTGGGCTTACATCCAGTATGAAAGTTTAGATGCTGCTCAAGCTGCATGTACTCACATGAGAGGCTTCCCTCTCGGTGGCCCCGACCGGAGACTCAGGGTGGACTTTGCGGACACAGAGCACCgttaccagcagcagcagtacatgCAGCTCCCCCTTCCCCTGCCGCACTATGACTTAGTTCCCGAACCCTTTGCCCACCGCCTTACTGActcagtgagagtgagagaaagatcCCCTCCACTTCCTGCTCGCTTCAGAGACAGAGATTTATACACCAGCGCTGAATGGTCTGGCCTGGGTGTCCACGACAGAATCCGAGGGGCAGGCTTCGACCCCATAGATCGTCTGGAGAGGCGTTCCCGTGAGACCTGGTCAGTCGAGCGTGAGTTCCAAAGTAGAGATCTAAGCCGCAAAAGGAGACATTTGGATGATGGCTGCCGGCTGGATCACTCACCTGACATCAGTGACTATAGCATGCGGCGTCATGGTAGCTCATTAGAGCGCAGCCCTGGAGGGAGCAGCCGAGATGGGGGACGCTACAGTGATCCTGAACGCCTGCCTCGCTCTGGCAGAACCTCCCCCATCAGAGAGCGCCAGGATACTGGCTTTGGGGGCAAGAGAAGAAAAACCCTTAGCCCGGCTGAGCCAGGCTCCTGCTCTGAGAAGGACCACAAACGCAAGGCCAGTGACTCATCTAAGAGCCCAGCGAGAAAGGAGGATCGCTCAGGacacccttcctcctcttcctccaaatCTGGCCAGCAGGCTAAGCCGGCAGCTGGAGGCCAGAAGCTGAGTCAGGCCTGGCAGGGTGTCCTCCTGCTGAAAAATAGCAGCTTTCCCACATCACTGCACCTGCTGGAGGGAGACATGGAGGTGGCTACCAGCCTGCTTGTGGAGGGCACCACAGGAGGTCAAGTGTCCCAGCTGAAGATCAGCCAACGCCTGCGCCTGGACCAGCCTAAGCTAGATGAGGTTTCTCGTCGCATCAAGGCCGCCGGCTCCAGCGGATACTCCATCCTCCTGGCCGTGCCGGGGAAATCTGAAGATGGAGGTGCACAGGATGCCAGCAACTCCACCGAGAGGCCACTGAAGAACCTGGTCTCCTACTTGAAGCAGAAGGAGGCGGCCGGCATCATCAGCCTTCCTGTGGGAGGCAGCCGTGACAAGGACCACGGAGGAGTCCTTCACGCTTTCCCCCCATGCGAGTTCTCGCAGCAGTTCTTGGATGCCTCTGCCAAAGCCTTTGCCAAATCAGAGGACGACTACATGTTGATGGTCATTATCAGAGGAGCATCGTGA